In a genomic window of Vigna angularis cultivar LongXiaoDou No.4 chromosome 6, ASM1680809v1, whole genome shotgun sequence:
- the LOC108342206 gene encoding receptor-like cytosolic serine/threonine-protein kinase RBK2, whose translation MVPIGHASDDKQKKRDSGEIVLEEKSVVTLRELLEEGISDTEKSYQPPELAGGNPSSTTEFHRRKLLRPCRMRSIERLPSFPPSCLSKLTKPKSKGIGKNTIRCNPHSSRTLVNFSLSDLRNATNNFSNENIIGRGGYAYVYKGSLQDGQLIAVKQLSRGTPEDRISVLLSELGILSHVEHPNTAMLIGFGVEGGMYLVFQLSPMGNLGSLLHGPNKNTLDWSKRYKIILGIADGLLYLHEICQRRIIHRDLKSDNILLTENFEPQICDFGLSKWLPEPCSHHIVPKFEGTVGYFAPEYVMHGIVNEKTDIYSFGVLLFEIITGRRALDHLKESIMLWAKPLLEANNIKDLVDPSLGDDYDWEQMERVVLTASLCVEQFPILRPRMSQIAILLRGDDYVMEHTERSNKMYKNTTQGAI comes from the exons ATGGTCCCAATTGGTCATGCTTCCGATGACAAGCAGAAAAAACGAG ACTCAGGAGAAATCGTTTTGGAGGAGAAAAGTGTGGTAACTCTAAGAGAACTCTTGGAAGAAGGCATTAGTGACACTGAGAAATCTTATCAACCACCTGAATTAGCTGGTGGTAATCCAAGCTCAACGACTGAGTTTCACCGGAGGAAGTTACTCAGACCATGCAGAATGAGATCAATTGAGCGCCTACCATCTTTTCCTCCAAGTTGTTTGTCAAAACTAACAAAGCCTAAAAGCAAAGGCATTGGGAAAAACACTATTCGATGTAATCCACACAGTTCCAGAACTTTGGTGAATTTCAGTCTTTCTGACCTGAGAAATGCAACCAACAATTTTAGCAATG AGAATATAATTGGAAGAGGTGGCTATGCTTATGTTTACAAGGGCAGCCTGCAAGATGGGCAACTAATAGCAGTTAAGCAACTGAGTAGAGGGACTCCAGAAGACAGGATATCAGTTCTTCTATCTGAGCTAGGAATTCTTTCTCATGTTGAACACCCCAATACTGCCATGCTTATTGGGTTTGGAGTTGAAGGGGGAATGTACCTTGTTTTTCAATTATCTCCTATGGGAAATTTAGGATCTCTTCTTCATG GTCCTAATAAAAATACCTTGGATTGGAGCAAAaggtataaaattattttgggGATAGCAGATGGCCTCCTCTATCTTCATGAGATTTGTCAAAGGCGAATCATTCATAGAGATCTTAAATCAGATAACATTCTGCTCACTGAGAATTTTGAGCCGCAG ATTTGTGATTTTGGGCTCTCAAAATGGCTACCAGAACCCTGCAGTCATCATATTGTACCAAAATTTGAAGGCACAGTTGG GTATTTTGCTCCTGAGTATGTGATGCATGGCATAGTAAACGAAAAAACTGATATTTATTCCTTTGGGGTCTTACTTTTTGAGATTATAACTGGGCGTCGTGCTTTGGATCATCTGAAAGAAAGTATTATGCTATGG GCAAAGCCTTTATTGGAAGCTAATAATATTAAGGACCTTGTTGATCCTTCTCTGGGTGATGATTATGACTGGGAACAAATGGAACGTGTAGTTTTGACTGCATCACTGTGTGTTGAGCAGTTTCCTATCTTACGCCCCAGAATGAGTCAG ATTGCAATACTGCTAAGAGGTGATGACTATGTCATGGAACATACTGAGAGGAGTAACAAGATGTACAAGAATACAACTCAAGGAGCTATTTAA